The Nocardioides ginsengisegetis region TCGAGCACCGACGGCTCGACGCAGTCCAGGCCGAAGGGCAAGCCCACCCCCTCTCACAGCGCCGCGCCGGGTGAGTCCGGGGACGTCGCCCGCTACGCCACCGTGCAGGTCCCGGCGACCGCGCCGCCCAACCAGGACGTGAGCGGCAACATGGTCCGCTACGAGGGCCGCAACATGCTCGACGGCGTGGCCGACACCTGCTGGCGGATGACCGGCGACGGCACCGGCCGCGAGATCACCGTCACGCTCGACGGCCCCACCACGCTGACGCAGGTCGGCATGATCAACGGCTACGCCAAGTCCGCGGTCGGCGCCGGGGGCGGCACGCTCGACTGGTACCACGGCAACCGCCGGATCATGGCGGTCGAGTGGTCCTTCGACGACGGCTCGTCCTACAGCCAGACGTTCGAGGACACCAAGGCCATGCAGACGATCGACATCGACCCGGTGACGACCCGCACGGTCACGATCCGGCTGGTCTCGGTCAGCGCCCCCGGCACCGGCCGGGCGGCCCGCAACAACACCGCCATCAGCGACCTGACGCTCGTCGGCACTCCTGCCTGAGGCTGACTCGGCGGGCTGGTCGGGTGCTGACTGGGGTGCGCCGCGCTCCGCCGCCGCCCCGCCCCAGGCGCACCCCCGAACAGCTGGAGCGGTGAGCCATGAACCGAACCCGACCTGGAAACGGTTCACCACCCACCGCCCGGCCGACCCGACGGTGAGCCATGAACCGAACCGGACAGGCAAAGGGGTCACAGCTCACCGCTCCCGCCGCCAGGGCGCCCGCGCATGCGGGCGGCGCGGCGAAGCCGTGCCGACAAGCGCGCCGCCGGGCCGACCGTCCGGGTCCCGGAGTCAAGGACGCCGCAGGCGCCGCGCAGCGGACCGAGCGAAGCGAGGGTCCTTGACGCCGGGAGACGGTTGGCCACGCGCGCGGGCGCCGAGCCACCGGCGGACAGACGCGCCGACTCGACGGGGGTCTCAGGCCAGCTTGGCGAACACCGACGCTGCCTTCTCGGCGTCGTCGCGGGTGATGTCGAGGTGCGTCACGAGGCGTACGGCGGTGGGCCCGACCGGGGCGACGAGCACGCCGCCCTCGCGGGCCGCGGCCACGAACGCCGCCGCGTCGCTGCGCTCGACGACCACGATGTTGGTGTCGACGGTGGCCGGGTCGGTGCCGGCCGCCTCGGCCAGCAGCCGGGCATGGGCGTGGTCGTCGGCGAGCCGCTCGACGTGGTGGTCGAGGGCGTGCAGCCCGGCCGCGGCGAGGATGCCGGTCTGGCGCATGCCGCCGCCCATCCGCTTGCGCCAGATGCGGGCCTCGGCGATCGCGTCGGCCGAGCCGACCATCAGCGAGCCGACCGGGGCGCCCAGGCCCTTGGACAGGCAGACCGCCAGGACGTCGGCGACCGCGCCGTACTCGGAGAGCGGGACGCCGGTCGCGACGTGGGCGTTCCAGATCCGGGCGCCGTCCATGTGGACGGCCGCGCCGACGCCGGTGGCGAACTCGCGGAGGTCCTGCAGGTCGGCCAGCGGGAGGACCGCGCCGCCGGCGAAGTTGTGGGTGTTCTCGACGGAGATCGCCGCGGTCGGCACGAAGAAGGGGCCCATGTCGGGGGCGAAGAGGTCCCGGATGACCGGCAGGTCGACCTGGCCCCGAGCGTTGATCCAGGTGCGCATCGTGATGCCGGAG contains the following coding sequences:
- a CDS encoding NADase-type glycan-binding domain-containing protein; this translates as METCASCGTALGAGRFCTHCGQRVDAPAAPAGGGPEQTAVLELDDWRTGTAERPAVPGAAAPRGVGAVPPPLPPVPSYDPAGVDAPRFPLFADQVEPGTLAPPPPDRGRPAWLPWAVGGAVLLLVAVLGGVLLGGGDDDPQAKDTAPSSTDGSTQSRPKGKPTPSHSAAPGESGDVARYATVQVPATAPPNQDVSGNMVRYEGRNMLDGVADTCWRMTGDGTGREITVTLDGPTTLTQVGMINGYAKSAVGAGGGTLDWYHGNRRIMAVEWSFDDGSSYSQTFEDTKAMQTIDIDPVTTRTVTIRLVSVSAPGTGRAARNNTAISDLTLVGTPA
- a CDS encoding threonine aldolase family protein; this translates as MIDLRSDTLTRPTESMRAAMAHAEVGDDVYGEDPTVRVLEERVAGLFGHEAALFMPTGSMANVLAVRSLVAPGQEVLCESRAHIARAELGAHGAYSGITMRTWINARGQVDLPVIRDLFAPDMGPFFVPTAAISVENTHNFAGGAVLPLADLQDLREFATGVGAAVHMDGARIWNAHVATGVPLSEYGAVADVLAVCLSKGLGAPVGSLMVGSADAIAEARIWRKRMGGGMRQTGILAAAGLHALDHHVERLADDHAHARLLAEAAGTDPATVDTNIVVVERSDAAAFVAAAREGGVLVAPVGPTAVRLVTHLDITRDDAEKAASVFAKLA